In one Candidatus Auribacterota bacterium genomic region, the following are encoded:
- a CDS encoding MBL fold metallo-hydrolase — protein sequence MTFLVFQNILYCTGTDMDCALIKKLVVGPLQANCYLMSDPATRETAIIDPGGDAREIARCIEGGGLKPVVIINTHAHPDHVAANAEIKKRYKIQLLLHEDDAPVLAQSGMLSKLIGLFLEPSPPPDRLLHGGDEIKIGKLSLKVIHTPGHSAGSICLWYEGKGEEPPVLFSGDTVFEDSVGRTDLPGGSYQALMDSIRTRIMPLPDRARLLPGHGPETTLRREKRCNPFFNMKISSQ from the coding sequence GTGACCTTTCTCGTGTTTCAGAATATACTATACTGCACAGGTACGGATATGGATTGCGCGCTGATTAAAAAACTTGTCGTCGGCCCCCTTCAGGCAAACTGCTATCTCATGAGCGATCCGGCGACGCGTGAGACGGCGATCATCGACCCCGGGGGAGATGCGCGGGAAATTGCCCGCTGCATAGAAGGCGGCGGTTTAAAACCCGTCGTGATTATCAATACGCATGCCCATCCTGACCATGTTGCGGCAAACGCGGAGATAAAGAAACGCTATAAGATCCAGCTATTACTGCACGAGGATGACGCGCCGGTGCTTGCCCAGTCCGGCATGCTCAGCAAGCTTATCGGCCTCTTCCTCGAGCCATCCCCCCCTCCCGACAGATTGCTCCATGGCGGGGATGAGATCAAGATAGGAAAGCTCTCGCTCAAGGTGATTCACACGCCGGGCCATTCTGCGGGGAGCATCTGCCTCTGGTATGAGGGGAAAGGGGAAGAGCCCCCCGTGCTTTTCAGTGGAGACACCGTCTTCGAGGATTCGGTGGGCAGAACGGATCTTCCGGGTGGATCGTACCAGGCCCTTATGGATTCGATCCGGACACGGATTATGCCGCTTCCTGATCGGGCGCGCTTACTCCCCGGCCACGGCCCCGAGACAACGCTGCGGCGGGAAAAACGATGCAATCCGTTTTTTAATATGAAGATCTCATCCCAATAA